The Geotalea uraniireducens Rf4 genome window below encodes:
- a CDS encoding DUF523 domain-containing protein has product MGKDIATASIKIGISSCLLGENVRFDGGHKHAPFITDTLGKFFTFVGVCPEVGCGLSTPREAMRLEGDPAAPRLMTIKTRQDLTEQMLAFCREKVSELEKEELCGFIFKKNSPSSGLFRVKVYNRGVPVESGRGLFADAIVRHFPLLPVEEEGRLCDVAIHKDFIERVLTYRRWIDRLTVVSPPAP; this is encoded by the coding sequence ATGGGAAAAGACATCGCAACAGCATCGATCAAGATCGGGATAAGCTCGTGCCTGCTGGGGGAAAACGTCCGTTTTGACGGAGGACACAAGCACGCCCCCTTCATCACCGACACCCTGGGAAAGTTCTTCACCTTTGTCGGGGTCTGCCCGGAAGTCGGCTGCGGCCTTTCCACGCCGCGGGAGGCAATGCGCCTGGAGGGCGACCCGGCCGCCCCACGCCTCATGACCATCAAAACCAGGCAGGACCTGACGGAACAGATGCTTGCTTTTTGCCGGGAAAAAGTCAGCGAGCTGGAGAAAGAAGAGCTGTGCGGCTTTATCTTCAAGAAAAATTCGCCCAGTTCCGGCCTCTTTCGCGTCAAGGTCTACAACCGGGGGGTCCCGGTGGAAAGCGGCCGGGGGCTTTTTGCCGATGCAATTGTCAGACACTTCCCGCTGCTGCCGGTGGAGGAAGAAGGTCGCCTGTGCGACGTGGCCATCCACAAGGACTTCATCGAAAGGGTTCTCACCTACCGGCGCTGGATAGATCGCCTCACTGTTGTTTCCCCACCAGCCCCTTGA
- a CDS encoding VOC family protein has translation MTKPAKNTICLWYDGDAEDAARFYAKTFPDSSVNAVHLAPGDYPSGKKGDVLTVEFTVMGIPCLGLNGGPAFKHNEAFSFQVATADQAETDRYWNAIVGNGGQESACGWCKDKWGLSWQITPVALTKAITDPDPAAAKRAFDAMMQMRKIDIAAIEAARRG, from the coding sequence ATGACCAAGCCAGCAAAGAACACGATTTGCCTTTGGTACGATGGCGACGCCGAGGACGCGGCGCGCTTTTACGCCAAGACCTTTCCCGATTCATCCGTCAACGCGGTGCACCTCGCACCGGGAGACTATCCGTCCGGGAAGAAAGGTGATGTGTTGACGGTCGAGTTTACCGTGATGGGAATTCCTTGCCTCGGGCTCAATGGCGGACCAGCGTTCAAGCACAACGAAGCATTCTCGTTTCAGGTCGCAACCGCCGACCAGGCCGAAACCGATCGATACTGGAACGCAATCGTCGGCAACGGCGGCCAAGAAAGTGCGTGCGGCTGGTGCAAGGACAAATGGGGCCTCTCCTGGCAAATCACGCCGGTGGCGCTGACGAAAGCGATAACCGATCCCGATCCCGCTGCCGCCAAGCGTGCGTTCGATGCGATGATGCAGATGAGAAAGATCGACATCGCCGCAATCGAGGCTGCGCGCCGCGGTTGA
- a CDS encoding reverse transcriptase N-terminal domain-containing protein, with translation MGKQKTAPAGAPRGKSGTWGKVDWKTARREVRRLQIRIAKAVLENRWNRVRALQHLLTRSFHAKLLAVKRVTSNKGKKTPGVDGILWKTAKARWRAACSLRRRGYKPQPLRRIYIPKKNGKKRPLSIPTMLDRAMQALYKQALAPVAETTADGNSYGFREGRRCADATAAAFNALSKPNSAPWVLEADITGCYDNICQNWLMSNIPMDREILRKWLGRARGTRARGT, from the coding sequence ATGGGAAAGCAAAAGACGGCTCCGGCCGGTGCGCCCAGAGGCAAGAGCGGAACATGGGGCAAGGTTGATTGGAAGACCGCCCGCCGCGAAGTCAGGAGGCTGCAAATCCGTATCGCAAAGGCTGTGCTGGAAAACCGGTGGAACAGGGTGAGAGCCCTGCAACACCTGCTGACCCGCTCGTTCCACGCCAAGCTGTTGGCAGTAAAACGAGTGACTTCGAATAAAGGCAAGAAAACCCCTGGCGTTGACGGAATTCTCTGGAAAACCGCCAAAGCCAGATGGCGCGCTGCATGCAGCCTGCGCCGACGTGGCTATAAGCCGCAACCACTGAGAAGAATCTACATCCCGAAGAAGAACGGGAAGAAACGACCGTTATCAATACCCACCATGCTGGATCGGGCCATGCAGGCGCTGTACAAGCAGGCGCTGGCTCCGGTGGCGGAAACCACGGCTGACGGCAATTCCTATGGATTCCGGGAAGGCCGCAGGTGCGCCGACGCCACCGCCGCAGCTTTCAACGCACTGAGCAAACCGAACTCAGCACCATGGGTATTAGAAGCGGATATCACGGGGTGTTACGACAATATCTGCCAGAACTGGCTGATGAGTAACATTCCCATGGATCGTGAGATTCTTCGCAAGTGGCTTGGACGGGCTAGGGGGACGCGGGCTAGGGGGACGTAG
- a CDS encoding response regulator translates to MAKLLVVDDEANIRLLYAQELSDEGYEVVTAASTAEAVEQLAGNNFDLVVLDIKLKNESGIELLQQIVKERHELPVILSTAFSCYKDDFSAWLADGYVVKSSDLQELKAEIKRVLDKKSRIKAG, encoded by the coding sequence ATGGCTAAATTGCTGGTTGTGGACGACGAAGCCAACATCAGGCTTCTCTACGCGCAGGAACTGAGCGACGAAGGGTATGAAGTGGTCACTGCCGCTTCTACAGCCGAGGCTGTGGAACAACTTGCCGGCAATAATTTCGACCTGGTTGTGCTCGACATAAAGCTGAAGAACGAAAGCGGCATAGAGCTCTTGCAGCAGATCGTCAAGGAGCGTCACGAACTGCCGGTGATACTCTCCACGGCGTTTTCCTGCTACAAGGATGATTTTTCCGCTTGGCTCGCAGACGGTTATGTGGTTAAGTCCAGTGACCTACAGGAACTGAAGGCAGAAATAAAGCGGGTGTTGGACAAGAAAAGCAGGATAAAAGCCGGATGA
- a CDS encoding NHL repeat-containing protein, with product MSSKIIKSLFFSLLTLLLASCGGGSGTGGSSTDAVYAVTAQRSIAVPVGNPVGFAFDNNDNIWIMSGVHNGSSHSLTCFNPNTGASLAYYVYQNLIEVLGTGVYGITWDGASIWISVAGNNNKLVQVDPSTGQIIRNMSSTSILGPTDLSWDGTNLWISSGTGEIDTINPSNGQRTHFLSRGDRDTGIAYHNGEVWVSNMFDKKIVVYDAVNKTIIDEITTIGLPTTSWDRRLEFHNNQLVVLTSAGIDFYSVTKK from the coding sequence ATGTCATCTAAGATTATCAAGTCGTTATTTTTTTCATTGCTGACGTTATTGCTAGCATCTTGTGGTGGGGGCAGCGGAACAGGTGGAAGCAGTACCGATGCCGTTTATGCAGTTACCGCCCAACGAAGTATTGCTGTGCCGGTGGGAAATCCAGTTGGGTTTGCATTCGACAACAATGACAATATATGGATCATGTCTGGTGTTCATAATGGTTCTTCTCACAGCCTTACCTGCTTCAATCCCAACACGGGAGCATCCCTTGCTTACTATGTTTATCAAAACCTGATTGAGGTTTTAGGAACAGGGGTTTATGGCATTACCTGGGATGGCGCGTCGATCTGGATTTCGGTTGCAGGGAACAACAATAAACTTGTTCAAGTTGATCCCTCGACAGGGCAAATTATTAGAAATATGTCTTCTACTTCAATACTTGGACCAACAGATCTGTCTTGGGATGGAACCAATCTATGGATTTCGTCAGGAACAGGAGAAATAGATACCATCAACCCAAGCAACGGCCAGAGAACCCACTTCTTAAGCAGAGGAGACAGAGATACCGGCATTGCATATCATAACGGAGAGGTCTGGGTCAGCAATATGTTTGACAAGAAGATAGTTGTTTACGACGCCGTAAACAAAACAATAATTGATGAAATTACCACTATCGGTCTTCCGACTACCTCATGGGACAGGAGGCTTGAGTTCCATAATAACCAATTGGTAGTACTTACCAGTGCGGGCATTGATTTTTATTCCGTAACAAAAAAATAA
- a CDS encoding Crp/Fnr family transcriptional regulator yields the protein METIQILKKSLLFSGLDDEHLAEVAVIAIKRTFAKGESLFNDGDVANGFYLLAEGSMKLCKMSPDGREKVLHFVHAGETFAEAAFFGDGKYPAEAKAMEKGEALFFPREAFMGLLERNPRFSLNLIVSLSLLLRRFARQIEELSFADVPARLAAYLVEMAGKKSTTFQGKTYIDLDMKKGELASRLGTVSETLSRTFRKLKEEGLIEVEGGRVVVNDMERLKGLVGKQQ from the coding sequence ATGGAAACAATCCAGATTCTGAAAAAATCCCTCCTCTTCTCCGGCCTGGACGACGAACACCTGGCTGAGGTGGCGGTTATTGCCATCAAACGCACCTTTGCCAAGGGGGAATCGCTTTTCAACGATGGTGATGTGGCCAACGGTTTCTATCTGCTGGCGGAGGGATCCATGAAGCTCTGCAAGATGTCGCCGGACGGCAGGGAAAAGGTGCTCCATTTCGTCCATGCCGGCGAGACCTTTGCCGAAGCGGCCTTTTTCGGCGACGGCAAATATCCGGCCGAGGCCAAGGCCATGGAGAAGGGGGAAGCGCTGTTCTTTCCCCGGGAGGCGTTCATGGGGCTTCTGGAGAGAAACCCGCGTTTTTCTCTCAACTTGATTGTTTCGCTCTCGCTTCTGTTGCGCCGATTTGCCCGGCAGATCGAAGAACTCTCCTTTGCCGATGTGCCGGCGCGTCTGGCCGCCTACCTGGTGGAGATGGCCGGGAAGAAATCCACCACCTTCCAGGGGAAGACCTATATCGATCTGGACATGAAAAAAGGGGAACTCGCCTCACGCCTCGGCACGGTCAGCGAGACCCTTTCCCGCACCTTCAGGAAACTGAAAGAGGAGGGGCTTATCGAGGTGGAGGGAGGACGGGTGGTTGTCAACGATATGGAGAGACTCAAGGGGCTGGTGGGGAAACAACAGTGA
- a CDS encoding IS91 family transposase, protein MTWTVITPQAEIPVKMGDMVFIIRIMSLISESMGGHVDECEDCGHQQYLYHSCKNRSCPKCHGNETKLWLTKREGELLPVRYFHLVFTLPSELRDPVRKHQKVLYAILMQAAVETLAAIGLDPKFVGGKLGILAVLHTWTRALEHHPHVHMLVPAGGLDKDGQWRESRKKYLVPVKALSKGFRYRFMKMARKALPEVIFPGQVWDKEWVVFCKPTFNRAKKVFHYLGRYVHRIAITNNRILALDNGQVVFRYQNSDTREWKNMRLPVKEFLRRYLQHVLPQGFHKVRYYGLLSPGNRVTLKRLQLLLAERRKTKEEKNEETSPPPAERRCPCCEEGTMVIISWLPRKARSPPQGRARTITTKQ, encoded by the coding sequence ATGACTTGGACCGTTATCACTCCACAAGCTGAAATCCCAGTGAAGATGGGTGACATGGTGTTCATAATCCGTATTATGTCCCTGATTTCCGAAAGCATGGGAGGACATGTCGATGAGTGTGAAGATTGCGGCCATCAACAATACCTCTACCACTCCTGCAAAAACAGAAGCTGTCCCAAATGCCACGGTAATGAAACAAAGCTCTGGCTGACCAAGAGAGAAGGCGAACTCCTGCCGGTACGCTACTTTCATCTGGTCTTCACCCTTCCGTCAGAACTGAGAGACCCGGTACGCAAACACCAGAAGGTACTCTACGCCATCCTCATGCAGGCAGCAGTGGAAACCCTCGCCGCAATCGGACTCGATCCCAAGTTCGTCGGCGGCAAACTCGGCATCCTCGCCGTCCTGCATACCTGGACAAGAGCTCTGGAGCACCATCCCCACGTGCATATGCTGGTCCCCGCCGGCGGACTTGATAAAGACGGCCAATGGCGGGAGTCCCGCAAGAAGTACCTCGTGCCGGTGAAAGCCCTGTCAAAGGGCTTTCGCTACCGGTTCATGAAGATGGCCAGAAAAGCACTTCCCGAGGTGATCTTTCCTGGGCAAGTCTGGGACAAGGAGTGGGTGGTCTTCTGCAAACCGACCTTCAACCGGGCAAAAAAGGTGTTCCATTACCTTGGCAGATACGTCCACCGCATCGCCATTACCAATAACCGTATTCTTGCCCTGGATAACGGTCAGGTCGTCTTCCGCTACCAGAATTCCGACACCAGAGAGTGGAAGAATATGCGGCTACCGGTAAAGGAGTTCCTGCGTCGCTACCTGCAGCACGTCCTGCCGCAGGGGTTTCACAAGGTCCGCTACTACGGACTTTTAAGTCCAGGAAATAGAGTAACCCTGAAACGGTTGCAGCTCCTGCTTGCAGAGAGAAGAAAGACAAAAGAAGAAAAGAACGAAGAGACTTCTCCGCCACCGGCAGAGCGCCGCTGTCCCTGCTGTGAAGAGGGGACAATGGTGATAATCAGCTGGCTGCCGCGTAAAGCGAGAAGCCCGCCGCAAGGAAGGGCACGGACAATAACGACAAAACAGTGA
- a CDS encoding GAF domain-containing sensor histidine kinase, translating into MDWECCWTKNEITPEECPYITEGEEDLYGSLQRRVVDKCMECPRFKNDLQRMKDLAYPLSEVLPHIISGYREQKARMASMASFVNRKTREIKFLHELNVVLQTSLDLDEVLSVAMTAITAGKGFGMNRAFLLMADKERQYLKGYLGVGPRNYEEAWQIWQDIDRTNNTLRAMARNFQRTKLSSEKVKFQDILEKLSVPLADEKHIFNRALRGKKPLLAENAFHNPDVDPGLARILGVDCFLVMPLISRKRRIGIIIADNCVTHKPITPQDMQSMETFAFPVAFALERASLYERLREEVTKQTAANVKLKEQQELIVKMEKMALVGKITSSIAHSIRNPLMIIGGFARSLLKSSAENDQKRSYLETIVQEAKQLEDVLAEVLNYSDSLFPAMDMWDVNQLVTAVYNELRERLMQRSIRSSLEPAADLPMVCIDYKQIAYCVRALIINAMELMTGGGEIWLKTALNGECVTVELSDDGPALSPEVREALTTPFVATQEMGTGSGLPLCRTILEKQGNELLIGDRRGGGTTYIIKLPITKGERVHG; encoded by the coding sequence TTGGATTGGGAGTGCTGCTGGACTAAAAACGAGATAACGCCTGAAGAATGTCCTTACATAACCGAAGGTGAAGAGGACCTCTATGGTTCGTTGCAGCGCAGGGTTGTCGATAAATGCATGGAGTGCCCCAGGTTCAAGAACGACCTCCAGCGCATGAAGGATCTTGCTTATCCGTTGTCCGAGGTATTGCCGCACATTATCTCCGGATACCGGGAACAGAAGGCCCGGATGGCCTCCATGGCCAGTTTCGTCAACCGGAAGACCCGGGAGATCAAGTTTCTCCACGAGTTGAACGTTGTATTGCAAACCTCCCTGGACCTGGATGAAGTGTTGTCCGTGGCTATGACCGCCATTACTGCCGGCAAAGGCTTTGGCATGAATCGGGCGTTCCTGCTCATGGCCGACAAGGAGCGGCAGTATCTCAAGGGATACCTGGGAGTAGGCCCGAGAAATTACGAGGAGGCCTGGCAGATCTGGCAGGATATCGATCGGACCAACAACACCCTCAGGGCGATGGCCAGGAATTTCCAGAGGACCAAACTCTCTTCCGAAAAAGTCAAATTCCAGGATATCCTGGAGAAGCTTTCGGTCCCCCTTGCCGATGAGAAGCATATCTTCAACCGGGCGCTCCGCGGTAAAAAACCGTTACTGGCTGAGAACGCTTTTCATAATCCTGATGTGGATCCCGGATTGGCGCGGATCCTTGGCGTAGACTGCTTTCTCGTCATGCCCCTCATTTCGAGAAAACGGCGTATCGGCATAATAATCGCCGACAACTGTGTGACCCACAAGCCGATTACCCCCCAGGACATGCAATCCATGGAGACCTTTGCCTTTCCCGTCGCCTTTGCCTTGGAACGGGCTTCCCTTTACGAACGGCTTCGGGAGGAGGTCACAAAACAGACCGCCGCCAACGTGAAGCTGAAGGAGCAGCAGGAACTGATCGTCAAGATGGAAAAGATGGCTTTGGTGGGAAAGATAACCTCCAGCATCGCCCATTCCATCAGGAATCCGTTGATGATTATCGGCGGATTTGCCCGCTCCCTGCTGAAGAGCAGCGCCGAGAACGATCAGAAAAGATCGTATCTGGAAACGATCGTGCAGGAGGCGAAGCAGCTTGAAGATGTCCTTGCCGAGGTGCTCAACTATTCGGACTCACTGTTCCCGGCCATGGACATGTGGGATGTAAACCAGCTTGTAACGGCCGTCTACAACGAATTGCGGGAGCGGCTGATGCAAAGGAGTATCCGCAGTTCTCTTGAGCCTGCGGCAGATTTGCCCATGGTCTGTATCGATTATAAGCAGATTGCCTACTGTGTCAGGGCGCTCATCATCAATGCCATGGAACTCATGACCGGCGGCGGTGAGATTTGGCTCAAAACGGCCCTGAATGGTGAATGCGTGACTGTCGAACTGAGCGATGACGGCCCGGCGCTGAGCCCTGAGGTGCGGGAGGCGCTGACCACCCCCTTTGTCGCTACCCAGGAAATGGGAACTGGTTCAGGCTTGCCTCTCTGCAGGACCATCCTTGAAAAACAGGGCAATGAGCTTTTAATCGGGGACCGCCGGGGGGGCGGGACTACCTATATTATCAAGCTTCCCATCACGAAAGGAGAAAGAGTACATGGCTAA
- a CDS encoding mannose-1-phosphate guanyltransferase produces MKAVIMAGGFGTRMQPLTCNTPKPMIPLLNRPIMLHIVELLKKYQITDLVMLLYHQPSVIRNFFRDGSDFGVKITYVTPLEDMGTAGAVKCAEKFLDERFLIISGDLLTDFNLQKVLNFHEDNKALATITLTSVKDPLQFGVVITDKDKRITQFLEKPGWGEVISDTINTGIYVLEPEIFKYIPDGENFDFSQDLFPLLLKKKEPLFGFPLKGYWRDIGNTDSYREAHYDILRGKVYARIDEQKQDLIGKDLRIGADVKLDRNIGLDGTVVIGDNSQVQDSAQLKDTVIGRNCTIEPGVRLSRCVIWDNVYIKKGSKLTDSVLCNNVSVGQGVVMEEGTIVADDTSIGEEVYIKRDVKIWPRKVIEGGSTVTGNLIWGERWKKSLFEGKMIKGLTNIELTPEFVAKLGCAYGTSLPKGSFVLVGRDASLSSRMLKRSFLGGILSAGVNVRDLRMVPLPVLRYKLRTFGEMGGVHFRQAMDDPASTEIVFLDGDGLDFSSSMGKNIERIFYKENFRRAHHMEPGGITELPQVFEFYREGFARAINLELVKKADFKLVIDFNHSPAGQTLPAILNDMGCEVIGINAYIDEERGAKKTEKKTESLQQLAKIVASLEAKAGFWLDPTAEEVILVDETGKIYEPSELLPLLVALALKSGVRGAFAVPVSAPSVIEQIASEKGSSVRRTKSAERAMIEAALSSEVIMAGSMDGRFAFPKFQAAFDGMFTIAKTVEMAAAAGIPLSRMLEDIPRRTFLQGKVPCVWEMKGGIMRKMSEDSLDKEATFIDGIKVHFGEDWVLVLPDQYNPFVHIVAEAKEQKVAQKLLDEYRKKVEKWKKELQ; encoded by the coding sequence ATGAAAGCAGTGATTATGGCGGGGGGATTCGGTACCCGCATGCAGCCCCTCACCTGTAATACGCCGAAACCGATGATCCCGCTCCTGAATCGTCCCATCATGCTCCATATAGTGGAACTCTTAAAGAAATACCAGATAACGGATCTGGTGATGCTCCTTTATCATCAGCCGAGTGTGATCAGGAACTTTTTTCGCGACGGCTCCGATTTCGGGGTGAAAATCACCTATGTCACGCCGCTTGAGGACATGGGGACGGCTGGCGCCGTGAAGTGCGCAGAGAAATTTCTCGATGAACGCTTCCTTATCATCAGTGGTGATCTTCTCACCGATTTCAACCTGCAGAAGGTCCTGAATTTTCACGAAGACAATAAAGCCCTGGCGACGATTACCCTGACGTCAGTGAAAGACCCGCTCCAGTTCGGCGTTGTCATTACGGATAAGGATAAAAGGATCACCCAGTTCCTGGAAAAGCCGGGCTGGGGCGAAGTAATTTCCGACACCATCAATACCGGCATCTATGTGCTTGAGCCGGAAATTTTCAAATACATTCCCGACGGGGAAAATTTCGACTTTTCCCAGGACCTTTTCCCGCTGCTCCTGAAAAAAAAGGAACCGCTCTTCGGTTTCCCTCTCAAGGGTTACTGGCGGGATATCGGCAATACCGATTCCTATAGGGAGGCTCACTACGACATCCTGCGCGGCAAGGTTTACGCCCGGATTGATGAGCAGAAGCAGGACCTGATCGGCAAAGATCTGCGCATCGGTGCAGACGTCAAGCTCGACCGGAACATAGGCCTGGACGGAACCGTGGTGATCGGCGACAATTCCCAGGTACAGGACAGCGCCCAGCTCAAGGATACGGTAATCGGCCGCAACTGCACCATCGAACCGGGGGTGCGCCTTTCCCGCTGCGTGATCTGGGACAACGTCTATATCAAGAAAGGGTCGAAACTCACCGACAGTGTCCTCTGCAACAATGTCAGCGTCGGTCAGGGTGTGGTCATGGAGGAAGGGACCATCGTTGCCGACGATACTTCCATCGGTGAAGAGGTGTATATCAAGCGCGATGTCAAGATCTGGCCGCGCAAGGTTATCGAGGGGGGCTCCACGGTGACCGGCAACCTGATCTGGGGAGAGCGATGGAAAAAATCGCTCTTTGAAGGGAAAATGATCAAGGGGCTTACCAATATCGAGCTGACCCCGGAATTCGTGGCGAAGCTCGGCTGCGCCTACGGCACGTCGCTTCCCAAGGGGAGCTTTGTCCTGGTCGGCCGTGATGCTTCCCTTTCTTCGCGGATGTTGAAACGGAGTTTTCTCGGCGGCATTCTCTCTGCCGGGGTGAACGTCCGCGACCTCAGGATGGTGCCGCTGCCGGTCCTCCGTTACAAACTCCGGACCTTCGGCGAAATGGGAGGTGTTCACTTCCGCCAGGCCATGGACGATCCGGCTTCAACTGAGATAGTGTTCCTCGATGGCGATGGCCTCGACTTCTCCAGTTCCATGGGTAAGAATATCGAGCGGATCTTTTACAAGGAGAACTTTCGCCGCGCCCATCACATGGAGCCGGGGGGAATCACCGAGCTGCCGCAGGTGTTCGAGTTCTACCGGGAAGGTTTCGCCCGTGCCATCAACCTGGAACTGGTGAAGAAGGCGGATTTCAAACTGGTCATCGACTTCAACCATTCCCCCGCCGGTCAGACCCTCCCGGCAATCCTCAACGACATGGGGTGTGAAGTGATCGGGATCAATGCCTATATCGACGAGGAGCGCGGGGCGAAGAAGACGGAGAAAAAAACGGAAAGCCTGCAGCAACTGGCAAAGATCGTTGCATCATTGGAGGCAAAGGCCGGTTTTTGGCTCGACCCTACCGCCGAAGAAGTTATCCTGGTGGACGAAACCGGCAAGATCTATGAGCCTTCGGAGCTACTGCCCCTGCTGGTGGCGTTGGCCCTCAAGAGCGGCGTGAGGGGCGCCTTTGCAGTGCCTGTATCCGCCCCGTCGGTCATTGAGCAGATAGCCAGTGAAAAGGGAAGCTCCGTACGTCGTACCAAGAGCGCCGAGCGGGCCATGATAGAGGCGGCACTTTCTTCGGAAGTAATTATGGCGGGCTCAATGGACGGCCGGTTCGCCTTCCCCAAATTCCAGGCAGCGTTTGACGGCATGTTCACCATCGCCAAGACCGTCGAGATGGCTGCGGCAGCAGGCATCCCCCTCTCGCGGATGCTTGAGGACATTCCCCGCCGCACCTTCCTCCAGGGAAAGGTGCCCTGCGTCTGGGAGATGAAAGGCGGGATCATGCGCAAGATGAGCGAGGACAGCCTGGACAAGGAGGCTACCTTCATCGACGGCATCAAGGTGCATTTCGGCGAAGATTGGGTGCTCGTGCTTCCCGACCAGTACAACCCGTTCGTTCATATCGTCGCCGAGGCCAAGGAACAGAAGGTCGCCCAGAAGCTTCTCGACGAATACCGGAAAAAAGTGGAAAAATGGAAGAAGGAGCTGCAATAG